The DNA region CTCGAAATAAAGGTCCTTGTACAGGATGAAGAAAGCGATCATCGCGGTCGTCGTCGTTGGACTTCTCGCGACCATGGGATTCCTCGCCATGCAGCGGCAAGGGCGCGGCGCCGTCGAAGTCCGCGTGGAGGCCGTCGGGTTGCGGGATCTCGTCGACGATGTCTCCGCGACGGGCCACATAGAGCCCAAGACACATGTGGACATCACCACGGATGTCGCCGGGCGGATCATCGAACTCCCGGTCGAGGAAGGGCAGGACGTAGAGGAGGGAGACCTCCTGCTGCAGATCGACCCCGCTCTCTTCCGGGCGGCGGTCGATCGGGCGGAGGCCGGCGTCGCACAGGCGCAGGCTACCCTCGCCCAGCAGCGGGCCGCCTACCAGCAGGCGCAGCGGGACGCGGACCGTCTCACCGCGTTGCAGGGGCGGGGCACCGACTTCGTGACCGAGGCGGAGGTCGAGCAGGCGGTGACGAACGCCGAGGTCCAGCAGCGGCTCTTCGAGGCTTCGGAGCATTCGGTCCAACAGGCCGAGGCGAACCTCGACCAGGAACGGGACCGGCTCGGGAAGACCACGATCCGGGCGCCGATGTCGGGCCGGATCACGCGGCTCAACGTCGAACGCGGCGAGACCGCGATCGTCGGGACGATGAACAACCCGGGGACCGTGCTGCTGACGGTCGCGGACCTCTCTGTCATGGAGGCCGTGATCGAGGTGGACGAGACCGACGTGCCCGACATTTCCATCGGCGACTCGGCCTACGTAGAGATCGACGCCTTTCCGAACCGGCGTTTCGTGGGGACCGTCACCGAGATCGGCAACAGCTCGATCGTCCCCCTGAATCCGGCCACGTCCGGCGGTTCCGCCCAGGCGATCGACTTCGAGGTCAAGATCGAACTGCGCGCGCCTCCAGAAGGGATCAGGCCGGACCTGTCGGCCACCGCCGACGTGATCACGGCCACCCGCGACGACGTGCCCAGCATCCCCA from Candidatus Palauibacter australiensis includes:
- a CDS encoding efflux RND transporter periplasmic adaptor subunit; translated protein: MKKAIIAVVVVGLLATMGFLAMQRQGRGAVEVRVEAVGLRDLVDDVSATGHIEPKTHVDITTDVAGRIIELPVEEGQDVEEGDLLLQIDPALFRAAVDRAEAGVAQAQATLAQQRAAYQQAQRDADRLTALQGRGTDFVTEAEVEQAVTNAEVQQRLFEASEHSVQQAEANLDQERDRLGKTTIRAPMSGRITRLNVERGETAIVGTMNNPGTVLLTVADLSVMEAVIEVDETDVPDISIGDSAYVEIDAFPNRRFVGTVTEIGNSSIVPLNPATSGGSAQAIDFEVKIELRAPPEGIRPDLSATADVITATRDDVPSIPITALTLMDADEYEEIPNENVPSAPSSDAVRDIEGVFVVEGDIVRFRPVQIGIAGENYFEVVSGIEVGTTVVSGSFQAIRELSDGSRIRIDGPAPGAAANREDGGEGSDAAVNGENGR